The Campylobacterota bacterium genome window below encodes:
- a CDS encoding LysR family transcriptional regulator: MLKDFAKLMTFLTVVREKSFSKASAKLGISQPAVTQQIKFIEDYLDTRIVERKKNGIKLTKEGEDLYRIAIKLEKAIQTSEKEVLKIINKEFTFVVGASYAIGNYVLPSYLGQLKEKINNEVHIRVGFSNEIIEQLLDKKIDIALIESPVFRDGLIYREWEEDELVIFSNQPIPKQLRKEDMYKFDWICRDENSHTRKLTSEVFEEIGVECSSFSVIGVVASSTAIKETIMRSPKDTPRPVVSVISRHVIADEVEAGKLFEARIKNYKIKRKFYIAYSKERKHDAFIDNVVTYLLGLKL, encoded by the coding sequence ATGTTAAAAGATTTTGCAAAACTCATGACTTTCCTGACCGTGGTACGGGAAAAAAGTTTTTCAAAAGCATCGGCCAAACTGGGGATTTCGCAGCCTGCTGTCACGCAGCAGATCAAGTTCATCGAAGATTACCTCGATACCCGGATCGTCGAACGGAAAAAGAACGGCATCAAGCTCACCAAAGAGGGAGAAGACCTCTACCGGATCGCCATCAAACTCGAAAAAGCGATTCAGACCTCCGAAAAAGAGGTACTCAAAATCATCAACAAAGAGTTTACGTTCGTGGTGGGAGCATCGTATGCGATCGGTAACTACGTCCTCCCTTCCTACCTTGGACAGCTCAAAGAGAAGATCAACAACGAAGTCCATATCCGCGTCGGCTTTTCGAACGAGATCATCGAGCAGCTTCTGGATAAAAAGATCGATATCGCCCTGATCGAATCTCCCGTCTTCCGCGACGGGTTGATCTACCGCGAATGGGAAGAGGACGAACTGGTCATTTTCTCGAACCAGCCGATTCCCAAACAGCTGCGCAAAGAAGACATGTACAAGTTCGACTGGATCTGCCGCGACGAAAATTCACATACCCGCAAACTGACTTCCGAAGTCTTCGAAGAGATCGGTGTGGAGTGTTCGAGTTTCAGTGTCATCGGCGTCGTCGCCAGCTCGACCGCGATCAAAGAGACGATCATGCGCTCGCCCAAAGATACTCCGCGTCCGGTCGTTTCGGTGATTTCCCGTCACGTGATCGCCGATGAGGTCGAAGCGGGCAAGCTGTTCGAAGCCCGGATCAAAAACTACAAGATCAAGCGCAAATTCTACATTGCCTACAGCAAAGAGCGTAAGCACGACGCGTTTATCGACAACGTCGTTACGTATCTCCTGGGATTAAAACTGTAA
- a CDS encoding UvrD-helicase domain-containing protein, with product MEKIFSDLNEAQRQAVEQIDGPLLILAGAGSGKTKTITSRLAYLLDCVGIPAANTLTLTFTNKAAKEMRERAMNLITQNSYPPLLCTFHKFGLLFLKFHIHLLGRANNFVVIDTDDKKKIIKKINADLPTALIASEISRYKNSLIDPAEAYAQAELTNYKHIAKIYEEYEAYLLENNLVDFDDLLCLTYRLLDEHPELCRQTSEKYRYIMIDEYQDTNELQLRILQKLCTTHNNLCVVGDDDQSIYGWRGAHVRNILEFDQDFENATVIKLEHNYRSTQPILTVANALIEHNRSRLGKTLIATKSGGDEVQTITSGDESEESQKIAKAIKKLIEEGARPSEIAVLYRINALSRSLEEGLNRAGIAYKLVGGLRFYDRAEIKDLISYLRVVTNVHDNFSLKRIINKPKRGLGKATIDKIELSAMEAGKSMFEFIATLPDDQLEALVRKKSAQELRDFVAEITELRRVADEAIYRFIDLLEERFKIKETLKGLPDEADKVSNVDEFYGLFRDYVKQNPEASLSEFLNDITLQSEQDQVEGESIYIMSIHASKGLEFEHLFVIGLEEGFLPLIGDGSDLEEERRLGYVALTRAKSALTLSSVNSRFYKGRRTELQRSRFINEAGLCEGSLILEKNTSYKKGDLVRHKIFGAGRVEGVSKSGREFKLLINFGGNKREILASFVEKL from the coding sequence ATGGAGAAAATTTTCTCGGATCTCAACGAAGCGCAACGCCAAGCGGTCGAGCAGATTGACGGTCCGCTGCTGATTTTAGCGGGGGCCGGAAGCGGCAAAACCAAAACGATCACCTCCCGTCTGGCCTACCTGCTCGATTGCGTAGGCATCCCTGCGGCCAACACGCTGACTCTCACCTTTACCAACAAAGCGGCCAAAGAGATGCGCGAGAGGGCGATGAACCTCATCACCCAGAATTCCTATCCTCCCCTGCTGTGTACGTTCCACAAATTCGGCCTCCTGTTTTTGAAATTCCACATCCACCTGCTTGGACGGGCCAACAACTTCGTCGTGATCGATACCGACGACAAGAAAAAAATCATCAAAAAAATCAACGCCGACCTCCCCACCGCGCTGATCGCCAGTGAAATCTCCCGCTATAAAAACTCCCTCATCGATCCGGCCGAAGCCTACGCACAGGCCGAGCTGACCAATTACAAACACATCGCCAAAATCTACGAGGAGTACGAAGCCTACCTCCTCGAAAACAATCTCGTCGATTTCGACGACCTGCTGTGCCTGACCTATCGGCTTCTCGACGAGCATCCCGAACTCTGCCGCCAGACGTCGGAAAAGTACCGCTACATCATGATCGACGAATACCAGGATACCAACGAACTGCAGCTGCGCATTCTCCAGAAGCTCTGTACGACCCACAACAACCTGTGCGTCGTGGGCGACGACGACCAGAGCATCTACGGCTGGCGCGGCGCCCATGTGCGCAACATCCTCGAATTCGACCAGGATTTCGAAAACGCGACGGTCATCAAACTGGAACACAACTACCGTTCGACGCAGCCGATTCTCACCGTCGCCAACGCCCTGATCGAACACAACCGTTCCCGTCTGGGAAAAACCCTCATCGCGACCAAAAGCGGCGGCGATGAGGTGCAAACCATCACCTCTGGGGATGAGAGCGAAGAGTCCCAGAAAATCGCCAAGGCGATCAAAAAACTGATCGAGGAGGGGGCACGCCCCAGCGAAATCGCCGTACTCTACCGGATCAACGCGCTGAGCCGTTCGCTCGAAGAGGGGCTTAACCGGGCCGGAATCGCCTACAAGCTCGTCGGCGGCCTGCGCTTCTACGACCGCGCCGAGATCAAAGACCTCATCAGCTACCTGCGCGTCGTCACGAACGTCCACGACAACTTTTCGCTGAAACGGATCATCAACAAACCCAAGCGCGGCCTGGGCAAAGCGACGATCGACAAGATCGAGCTCTCCGCGATGGAAGCGGGCAAATCGATGTTCGAATTCATCGCCACCCTTCCCGATGATCAGCTTGAAGCCCTCGTACGGAAAAAAAGCGCGCAGGAACTGCGCGATTTCGTTGCCGAGATTACCGAATTGCGCAGGGTGGCCGACGAAGCGATCTACCGTTTCATCGATCTGCTTGAAGAACGTTTCAAGATCAAAGAAACTCTCAAGGGGCTCCCCGACGAAGCCGACAAAGTCTCCAACGTCGACGAGTTTTACGGTCTTTTCCGCGATTACGTCAAACAAAATCCCGAAGCCAGCCTGTCGGAATTTCTCAACGACATTACCCTGCAAAGCGAACAGGATCAGGTGGAGGGAGAGAGCATCTACATCATGAGCATCCACGCCTCCAAGGGGCTGGAGTTCGAGCATCTCTTCGTCATCGGCCTCGAAGAGGGATTCCTTCCCCTCATCGGAGACGGCAGCGACCTTGAAGAGGAACGGCGGCTGGGCTACGTCGCCCTCACCCGCGCCAAAAGCGCGCTGACCCTCTCGAGCGTCAACAGCCGTTTTTACAAAGGCCGCCGAACCGAGCTGCAGCGCAGCCGTTTCATTAACGAAGCGGGCCTGTGCGAAGGCTCCCTCATCCTCGAAAAAAACACCTCCTACAAAAAAGGGGATCTCGTCCGTCACAAAATCTTCGGTGCCGGACGGGTCGAAGGGGTGAGCAAATCGGGACGGGAATTCAAGCTGCTCATCAACTTTGGCGGAAACAAACGCGAAATCCTCGCTTCGTTCGTGGAGAAGCTCTGA
- the truB gene encoding tRNA pseudouridine(55) synthase TruB — translation MNRLFVAYKPSGISSNQLLGRIKRRYKVKKAGYSGTLDPFAKGVLIVALGNHGRLFRFLNKTPKRYRATLWLGASSPTLDIEGIETIREVSPLDESRVRDVLRSMIGELTYTPPSYSAKHVDGKRAYEWAREGKEVRLDAVTSTIHDISLVHYTHPFVTFEATVSEGTYIRSLGLLVARSLGCDGALSALERLNEGQFVFEGEKPLDIKTSLSLPKNRYNGDTTAVALGQKLSRNDFECPENGTYWIDNGDTISVIAIDDDGVHYILNKVEAC, via the coding sequence GTGAACCGCCTCTTCGTCGCCTACAAGCCCTCCGGGATCAGTTCCAATCAGCTTCTGGGAAGGATCAAACGCCGCTATAAAGTCAAAAAAGCGGGCTATTCCGGTACCCTTGACCCGTTTGCCAAAGGGGTCCTGATCGTCGCGCTGGGAAATCACGGGCGGCTTTTCCGCTTCCTCAATAAAACCCCAAAACGCTATCGGGCCACACTGTGGCTGGGGGCGTCCTCCCCGACGCTCGATATCGAAGGGATCGAAACAATCCGCGAAGTCTCCCCGTTGGACGAGTCCAGGGTCCGCGACGTTCTGCGCTCCATGATCGGGGAACTCACTTATACTCCGCCCAGCTATAGCGCCAAACACGTCGACGGGAAAAGGGCTTACGAGTGGGCCCGCGAGGGGAAAGAGGTCCGCCTGGATGCCGTCACATCGACGATCCACGACATCAGCCTCGTGCACTATACCCACCCGTTCGTGACGTTCGAAGCGACCGTTTCGGAAGGGACCTATATCCGCTCGCTCGGCCTTCTGGTTGCCCGCTCACTCGGATGCGACGGCGCCCTAAGCGCCCTCGAACGCCTTAACGAAGGGCAATTTGTCTTTGAAGGTGAAAAACCTCTGGATATCAAAACCTCCCTCTCTCTTCCGAAAAACCGCTATAATGGCGATACGACTGCCGTTGCCCTGGGCCAGAAACTCTCTCGGAACGATTTTGAATGTCCCGAGAACGGCACCTACTGGATCGACAACGGCGATACGATTTCGGTCATCGCAATCGACGACGACGGTGTCCATTACATTCTAAACAAGGTTGAAGCATGCTGA
- the csrA gene encoding carbon storage regulator CsrA yields MLILSRKADESVIIADTITVKVVSIEKGVVKLGIDAPHNIRILRSELVKAVEHSNKEASSAGSDESLLQQLVHKLKL; encoded by the coding sequence ATGCTGATCCTTTCCCGCAAAGCCGATGAATCCGTCATAATCGCCGATACCATCACCGTTAAAGTCGTCTCGATCGAAAAAGGGGTCGTCAAACTCGGCATCGACGCCCCCCATAACATCCGGATTCTCCGCAGCGAACTGGTCAAAGCGGTCGAACATTCCAACAAAGAGGCTTCCTCTGCCGGCAGTGACGAATCGCTGCTTCAGCAACTGGTGCACAAACTCAAATTATGA